The region TGGGATTCTATTCAAGATGTATTCAAAGGAGTGTTAAGTCATGAAGAAATGGTTACTAGCCTTATCAATAATCTCTTTGAAGTATGTATGAATGAAAAAGATTATTTGACTTCAAATTTCCTACAATGGTATATTCAGGAACAGGTGGAAGAAGAAGCTAGCGCACGTACCGTCCTCGATAAGTTGGAGTTAGCAGGCAGCTCTCAGGGTGGAATGTTTCACTTCGATAAGGAAATGGAAGCCATGGCTGCAGCCGCTGCCACTGCGGGAAACGCCTAAATATTAAAAATATTTTCATCTTTGTTTTGTGGTTTACAAAAAAGTACTATTTTTGCACCGCAATAAGCAATTGACCCATGGTGTAACTGGCAACACGTTTGATTTTGGTTCAAAAGAGTCCAGGTTCGAGCCCTGGTGGGTCAACGCCTTAAAGGAAGAAAAAAAGGAAAAGAAAGCTGCAATTGAAATTTCAATTGTAGCTTTTTTTCGGCCTATACCATCCCTTCTGTCCTCAGTAAAATCACCTAGTTGAAACCTCCAGATCATTAAGTCTTTAGCACGAGTTCTGATCCGATGAGCTTACTG is a window of Lentimicrobium sp. L6 DNA encoding:
- a CDS encoding ferritin, whose protein sequence is MNQKVADAINAQIKAEEESSRLYFAMANWCDMNGFPGSSAYLYAHADEERMHMVKLVNYLNERGSHAKTQALEEPQNNWDSIQDVFKGVLSHEEMVTSLINNLFEVCMNEKDYLTSNFLQWYIQEQVEEEASARTVLDKLELAGSSQGGMFHFDKEMEAMAAAAATAGNA